Proteins co-encoded in one Flavobacterium sp. M31R6 genomic window:
- a CDS encoding ABC-F family ATP-binding cassette domain-containing protein: MLTVNNLSVQFGKRILFDEVNTTFTHGNIYGVIGANGAGKSTFLKIIAGDIDPTSGHIHLEPGKRMSVLNQNHNMFDEHTVLETVMMGNKVLYAVKTEMDALYLDYNDKNADRIGELQVQFEEMNGWNADSDAASMLSNLGISEDNHYTLMGDLEGKIKVRVLLAQALFGNPDLLIMDEPTNDLDFETIAWLENFLANYENTVIVVSHDRHFLDSVCTHISDIDFGKINHYSGNYTFWYESSQLAAKQRAQQNKKAEEKKQELEEFIRRFSANVAKSKQATSRKKMISKLNISEIKPSSRRYPAIIFDQDREAGDQILNVQNLSASVDGETLFKGVDLNMAKGDKIVLFSKDSRATTAFYEILNGNQTADSGTFDWGVTTNQAYLPGDNHSFFENDYTLVDWLRQWAKTEEERDEVFIRGFLGKMIFSGEEALKTSRVLSGGEKVRCMLSRMMMERANILMLDEPTNHLDLESITAFNNSLKNFKGSVIFTTHDHEFAQTVGNRVVELTPNGAIDRYMTFDEYLDDEKVQELRVKMYS; this comes from the coding sequence ATGTTAACAGTCAATAATTTATCAGTTCAGTTTGGCAAACGAATTTTGTTTGACGAAGTAAATACAACCTTCACACACGGAAATATTTATGGAGTTATTGGAGCCAATGGTGCTGGAAAATCAACTTTTCTTAAAATAATTGCAGGTGATATCGATCCTACTTCGGGGCATATACATTTGGAACCAGGAAAACGTATGTCGGTTTTAAACCAAAACCACAATATGTTTGACGAACATACAGTTTTGGAAACTGTGATGATGGGTAATAAAGTTTTATATGCTGTAAAAACAGAGATGGACGCCCTTTATTTGGATTACAATGATAAAAATGCAGATAGAATAGGGGAGTTACAAGTGCAATTTGAAGAGATGAACGGTTGGAATGCCGATTCTGATGCTGCTTCAATGCTTTCTAATCTTGGTATTTCAGAGGATAACCATTATACATTAATGGGTGATTTGGAGGGGAAAATCAAAGTGAGAGTTCTTTTGGCACAAGCGTTGTTTGGAAATCCAGATTTGTTGATTATGGATGAGCCTACCAATGACTTGGATTTTGAAACCATAGCTTGGTTGGAAAATTTCTTGGCAAATTATGAAAATACAGTAATTGTAGTTTCTCACGATAGACACTTCTTGGATTCAGTTTGTACACATATTTCGGATATTGATTTTGGTAAAATAAACCATTATTCAGGAAATTATACTTTTTGGTATGAATCCAGTCAATTAGCGGCTAAACAGCGTGCACAGCAAAATAAAAAAGCTGAAGAAAAGAAACAAGAATTAGAAGAATTTATTCGTCGTTTTTCTGCGAATGTAGCCAAATCAAAACAAGCTACTTCTCGTAAAAAAATGATTTCTAAATTGAATATTTCAGAGATAAAACCTTCTAGCCGTCGTTATCCTGCCATTATTTTTGATCAGGATCGTGAAGCTGGGGATCAAATTTTAAACGTTCAGAATTTGAGTGCTTCTGTGGATGGAGAAACTTTGTTTAAAGGAGTGGATCTGAATATGGCAAAAGGAGATAAAATTGTTCTTTTTTCTAAAGATTCTAGAGCTACGACTGCGTTTTATGAAATTTTAAACGGGAATCAAACTGCAGATTCAGGTACTTTTGATTGGGGTGTTACGACAAATCAGGCATATTTGCCGGGTGATAATCATTCGTTCTTTGAAAATGATTATACTTTAGTTGATTGGTTACGCCAATGGGCAAAAACAGAGGAAGAACGTGATGAAGTCTTTATTAGAGGTTTCCTTGGGAAAATGATTTTCTCAGGTGAAGAAGCTTTAAAAACTAGTAGAGTTTTATCAGGAGGAGAGAAAGTTCGTTGTATGTTATCCCGAATGATGATGGAGCGTGCTAACATCTTGATGTTAGACGAACCTACCAATCACTTGGATTTGGAATCGATTACTGCTTTCAATAATTCATTGAAAAACTTTAAGGGATCAGTTATTTTTACAACACATGACCATGAATTTGCCCAAACCGTAGGTAATCGTGTTGTTGAGTTAACACCAAACGGAGCTATCGATCGTTACATGACTTTTGATGAATATTTGGATGATGAAAAAGTTCAAGAATTAAGAGTTAAAATGTATTCATAA
- the nagB gene encoding glucosamine-6-phosphate deaminase: MRTTSIIGNDISFKKAGQFEDTRFEKIHNVIFKNSTDASIIVAQEIADLIRSKQEKNKKCVLGLATGSSPIKVYQELVRMHKEEGLSFDNVVTFNLDEYYPMPKESNQSYHYFMHQHLFNHVDIRPENINIPDGTVALEDLNQFCVDYEMNIKNAGGLDFQLLGIGRTGHVGFNEPGSHINSGTRIITLDHITKVDASGDFNGIGNVPKKAITMGVSTILRSKRIVLMAWGQNKASIIKRTIQGDISSEVPATFLQNHNNTTFVLDEGAASELTRLETPWLVGECIWTEQLKNKAIVWLCQHTDQSILKLTDRDYNNNGMSDLLAAGSSAYDLNINMFNVLQHTITGWPGGKPNTDDSNRPERSNPAKKRVILFSPHPDDDVISMGGTFAKLIKQGHDVHVVYQTSGNIAVTDDEALKFAEVCNDFVEKDKSGINFQAVIDSINSKTIGQSDSTEVRKLKGLIRRRESYAATRYIGLKDENTHFLDMPFYETGMVQKKPLGPEDIAIVKEIIERIKPHQVFAAGDLADPHGTHEVCLNAIFAAMKALKSKPFMNDCWLWLYRGAWHEWDIHEIDMAVPLSPDEVMLKRQAILYHQSQKDRVMFQGNDSREFWVRAEDRNKSTAKLYDKLGLAEYEAIEAFKRFEY; this comes from the coding sequence ATGAGAACTACATCAATTATAGGTAATGACATAAGCTTCAAAAAAGCGGGTCAGTTTGAAGATACCCGTTTTGAAAAAATCCACAACGTAATTTTTAAAAACTCAACGGATGCTTCAATAATTGTTGCCCAGGAGATTGCCGATTTAATTCGTTCCAAACAAGAAAAAAACAAAAAGTGTGTATTAGGTCTAGCTACAGGTTCTTCACCAATAAAAGTGTATCAGGAATTGGTTCGTATGCACAAAGAGGAAGGCTTGAGTTTTGATAATGTTGTGACTTTCAACTTGGACGAATATTATCCTATGCCGAAGGAAAGTAACCAAAGTTACCATTATTTCATGCACCAGCATCTTTTTAATCATGTTGACATCAGACCCGAAAATATTAATATTCCTGACGGAACAGTTGCTTTGGAAGACCTGAACCAGTTTTGTGTTGATTATGAAATGAATATTAAAAATGCCGGAGGATTGGATTTTCAATTGTTGGGAATTGGTCGTACGGGTCACGTTGGTTTTAATGAGCCGGGTTCACACATCAATTCTGGAACTAGGATTATCACTTTGGACCATATAACCAAAGTGGATGCTTCTGGTGATTTCAATGGAATTGGGAATGTCCCTAAAAAGGCTATCACGATGGGAGTTTCTACAATTCTTCGTTCTAAAAGAATTGTCTTGATGGCTTGGGGACAAAATAAAGCATCCATTATCAAGAGAACCATTCAAGGCGATATCAGCTCTGAAGTTCCTGCGACATTTTTGCAAAATCATAACAATACTACTTTTGTGTTGGATGAAGGTGCAGCATCAGAATTGACGAGATTGGAAACACCTTGGTTAGTTGGAGAATGTATTTGGACGGAACAGTTGAAAAATAAAGCAATTGTTTGGCTCTGCCAACATACCGATCAATCAATCCTTAAATTGACTGACAGAGATTACAACAACAATGGAATGTCCGATTTATTGGCAGCAGGAAGTTCGGCTTACGATTTGAACATCAATATGTTTAATGTATTGCAACATACCATTACTGGGTGGCCAGGAGGAAAGCCGAATACAGATGACAGTAATAGACCGGAACGCTCGAATCCTGCTAAGAAAAGAGTGATTCTGTTCAGTCCGCATCCAGACGATGACGTTATTTCGATGGGAGGAACGTTTGCTAAATTAATAAAGCAAGGTCACGATGTACATGTGGTGTATCAAACTTCTGGAAACATTGCGGTTACTGATGATGAGGCATTGAAGTTTGCTGAAGTGTGCAATGATTTTGTCGAAAAAGATAAATCAGGAATCAATTTTCAAGCTGTAATAGATTCAATCAATTCAAAAACAATTGGTCAAAGCGATTCTACCGAAGTGCGTAAATTAAAAGGATTAATTAGAAGACGCGAGTCGTACGCGGCAACAAGATACATCGGTTTGAAAGACGAAAACACTCATTTCTTGGATATGCCATTCTATGAAACGGGTATGGTTCAAAAGAAACCATTAGGACCAGAAGATATTGCAATTGTAAAGGAAATTATCGAGAGAATTAAACCACATCAAGTATTTGCTGCAGGAGATCTTGCCGATCCGCACGGTACACACGAAGTATGTCTGAATGCTATTTTTGCGGCCATGAAAGCATTAAAATCGAAACCATTCATGAACGATTGTTGGTTGTGGTTGTACAGAGGAGCATGGCATGAATGGGATATACATGAAATTGATATGGCCGTTCCATTGAGTCCTGATGAAGTTATGTTGAAAAGACAAGCCATTTTGTACCACCAATCCCAAAAAGACAGAGTAATGTTCCAAGGAAATGATTCAAGAGAATTTTGGGTTAGAGCCGAGGATCGAAATAAAAGCACGGCAAAATTATACGATAAATTAGGGCTTGCCGAGTATGAGGCAATCGAAGCTTTTAAACGTTTTGAGTACTAA
- a CDS encoding aspartate carbamoyltransferase catalytic subunit yields the protein MSELSVNHLLGIKYINENDINLIFETADHFKEVINRPIKKVPSLRDITIANIFFENSTRTKLSFELAQKRLSADVISFSAAQSSVKKGETLIDTVNNILSMKVDMVVMRHSNPGAAYFLSKNVKASIVNAGDGAHEHPTQALLDSYSIREKLGDVTGKKVVIVGDILHSRVALSNIYALQMQGAEVKVCGPKTLIPRYIESLGVTVEPNLRKALEWCDVANMLRVQNERMDVNFFPSTREYAQQYGVDKVLLDSLDKEIVIMHPGPINRGVEITSDVADSQQSVILNQVENGVAIRMAVIYLLASKIQ from the coding sequence ATGAGCGAATTAAGTGTAAATCATTTATTAGGTATTAAATATATTAATGAAAATGATATTAACCTGATTTTTGAAACTGCCGATCATTTTAAAGAAGTAATTAATCGCCCGATAAAGAAAGTACCTTCGTTGCGCGATATTACAATTGCTAATATTTTTTTTGAAAACAGTACACGAACAAAATTATCATTTGAATTGGCTCAAAAACGTTTATCAGCTGATGTTATTAGTTTTTCGGCAGCACAATCTTCGGTAAAAAAAGGAGAAACATTAATAGATACTGTAAACAATATTCTTTCGATGAAAGTGGATATGGTAGTTATGCGACATTCGAATCCTGGTGCGGCTTATTTTTTATCAAAAAATGTTAAGGCAAGTATTGTAAACGCAGGTGATGGTGCCCATGAACATCCTACACAAGCCTTATTGGACAGTTATTCGATTAGAGAAAAATTAGGAGATGTAACGGGAAAAAAAGTAGTTATTGTTGGTGATATTTTGCATTCAAGAGTAGCACTTTCGAATATATATGCTTTACAAATGCAAGGGGCCGAAGTTAAAGTTTGTGGACCGAAAACACTTATTCCAAGATATATCGAATCACTTGGAGTGACAGTTGAACCTAATTTGCGTAAAGCACTTGAATGGTGTGATGTAGCAAATATGCTAAGAGTTCAAAATGAAAGAATGGATGTTAATTTTTTCCCATCAACTAGAGAGTATGCCCAACAATATGGAGTGGATAAAGTTTTATTGGATTCACTCGATAAAGAAATTGTAATTATGCACCCAGGACCTATAAACCGTGGTGTTGAAATTACAAGCGATGTTGCCGATTCACAACAATCGGTGATTTTAAATCAAGTTGAGAATGGAGTTGCTATTAGGATGGCAGTTATCTATCTTTTGGCTTCAAAAATTCAATAA
- a CDS encoding beta-N-acetylhexosaminidase, producing the protein MKYIIIFLFASIISSAQINKEQLNIMPWPQNISLSEGAFPLTKKFKVNITGAPNSRIFIGATNFLRRLDGRTGLFFNQGFVTGLNEVPDAELQINCVRAGKIELYEDESYLLDITPSKITINATTDVGALHALETLLQLLQNNSNSFYFPISKISDFPRFTWRGLMIDVARHFMPVDVIKRNLDGMAAVKMNVFHWHLVDDQGWRIEMKKHPKLIEMASDGNYYTQEEIKSVVKYASDRGILVVPEIDVPGHGSAILTAYPEIGSKVVNLNLNSGEKGQQFTQIQSYSIERNAGIFSPTLDPSNPKTYQLLNEFFDEICPLFPGKFFHIGGDENEGKDWDSNPKIQEFKKKHGLVNNHELQTYFTMQLIPMLKKHNKVLMGWEEIMTKNMSKDAIIHSWKGSNEGQPAGKSLADAAKGGYKTVLSNGYYIDLVFGVEDHYSVDPMPKNFVLTDEEKARILGGEATMWTELVTPETLDSRIWPRTAAIAERFWSNENITDINSLRKRLNTFSFRLEELGLTHLKSKEGLLRNISNNQKNEALLDLSNVCEPIKQYSRNKGGTEYQMYSPLTLFADACTPDASDALGFGLAVTNYLNNKTNENQSILVAYLSKWVKMHTDLTALGNNAPLVQPLLPLSESLKNISEQLLLKINKQSIDASALNELLEKCNSKEHADVELAVYNSLKKLVQA; encoded by the coding sequence ATGAAATACATCATAATTTTTTTATTTGCCTCTATTATTTCATCAGCTCAAATTAATAAAGAGCAATTAAATATTATGCCGTGGCCTCAAAACATTTCGCTTTCAGAAGGTGCGTTTCCTTTGACAAAAAAATTCAAGGTAAATATCACTGGAGCTCCAAATTCAAGGATATTTATTGGTGCGACAAATTTTTTAAGAAGATTGGATGGAAGAACGGGTTTGTTCTTTAATCAAGGCTTTGTAACAGGTTTAAATGAAGTTCCTGATGCCGAATTACAAATCAATTGTGTTAGAGCTGGAAAAATCGAATTGTATGAAGATGAAAGTTATTTGTTGGATATAACTCCGAGTAAGATTACCATAAATGCAACTACAGATGTTGGTGCTTTGCATGCGTTGGAAACTTTACTTCAACTATTGCAAAACAACAGTAATTCTTTTTATTTTCCCATTTCCAAAATTTCGGATTTTCCAAGATTTACTTGGAGAGGATTAATGATTGATGTTGCCAGACATTTTATGCCTGTTGATGTAATTAAAAGGAATCTAGATGGAATGGCAGCGGTAAAAATGAATGTTTTTCATTGGCATTTAGTGGATGACCAAGGTTGGAGAATCGAAATGAAAAAACATCCAAAACTTATTGAAATGGCATCGGATGGAAATTATTATACCCAAGAAGAAATAAAAAGTGTTGTAAAATACGCTTCAGATAGAGGGATTTTAGTAGTTCCAGAAATAGATGTGCCTGGTCATGGATCGGCTATTTTGACTGCATATCCGGAAATAGGAAGTAAAGTTGTCAATTTGAATTTAAATTCAGGTGAAAAAGGACAACAGTTCACGCAAATACAGTCATATAGTATAGAAAGAAATGCGGGGATTTTTTCTCCAACGTTGGATCCTTCAAATCCAAAAACGTATCAATTATTAAATGAATTTTTTGATGAAATTTGTCCGCTCTTTCCTGGAAAATTTTTTCACATAGGAGGTGATGAAAACGAAGGGAAAGACTGGGATTCAAACCCTAAAATTCAGGAATTCAAAAAGAAACATGGTTTAGTGAACAACCACGAATTGCAAACGTATTTTACGATGCAATTGATTCCTATGCTCAAAAAACACAATAAAGTATTAATGGGCTGGGAAGAAATTATGACTAAAAACATGTCCAAAGATGCTATCATTCATTCGTGGAAAGGTAGTAATGAAGGACAGCCTGCTGGAAAATCTCTTGCTGATGCTGCAAAAGGTGGCTACAAAACGGTCTTATCAAATGGATATTATATCGACTTGGTTTTTGGGGTTGAAGATCATTATTCAGTAGATCCAATGCCTAAAAACTTCGTATTGACAGATGAAGAAAAAGCTAGAATTTTGGGTGGTGAAGCTACTATGTGGACTGAATTGGTAACGCCAGAAACTCTTGATTCCAGAATTTGGCCTAGAACTGCAGCCATAGCCGAACGTTTTTGGTCAAATGAAAATATTACAGATATCAATAGTTTGCGTAAAAGACTGAATACATTTTCATTCCGATTGGAAGAACTGGGTTTGACACATTTAAAGAGTAAAGAGGGATTGTTGCGAAACATCAGTAACAATCAAAAAAATGAGGCATTACTTGATTTGTCAAATGTTTGTGAGCCAATTAAACAATATTCAAGAAATAAAGGAGGTACAGAATACCAAATGTATTCACCATTGACATTATTTGCTGATGCCTGTACTCCAGATGCATCCGATGCGCTCGGATTTGGTTTGGCAGTAACTAATTATTTAAACAATAAAACAAATGAAAATCAAAGCATTCTTGTTGCTTATTTAAGTAAATGGGTTAAAATGCATACTGACTTAACAGCTTTAGGCAATAATGCGCCTTTAGTTCAGCCACTTTTGCCTTTGTCTGAAAGTTTAAAAAATATTTCTGAGCAACTTTTGCTTAAAATAAATAAACAAAGTATAGATGCTTCTGCATTGAATGAATTACTGGAGAAATGTAATTCAAAAGAACATGCCGATGTTGAATTAGCGGTATATAATAGCTTGAAAAAGTTAGTTCAAGCTTAA
- a CDS encoding T9SS type B sorting domain-containing protein — protein MSFSQGDCASALTICGNTTFTGVIKTYPDDSQFNGHVSCGNYVHSPMIWLKVTIVTGGSFGFVLTPKSLDPKADLNFFVFGPNVTCGDIGQSIRCSYTSPLEMFSTKNKTGLIPGAYGVSRQSNEGNGFLEMLDVKAGESYYIVVMDAGAPYNQFSIDFNGTATIDAPPEIKTPKIFGSYGAKICESDGVNDFITNIDLNEIAATAVGNQNNVEASFYIRGEDAIKDIRRLPNGFRNTESPQKGYIRLTNTVSKCFVVEEFIFTVEPLQTPFPLNVAGCDVSQTGFVHFNLAENDLLLQDNNPNRIVTYHPAANDMITLPKDYVNKEAYQEETVYAKILDTQSLCSVFKPFKLIINKTLPNVKPVQLTQCDIGNVPSDIKTFNLLEASEALTLKDSLFSVKFYLNNSDAQSDVNPLDFLYTNSTNPQTIIAKVTNKTTACYAFTTVDLKVKKGITLTQTIEKCDDDAISDGIVKFNLADAGFENNGNKVTYFLTSENAQLFQNPIAASFTNTQPYQQTVYARVQNENDCIGINTIELKVAVLPNLEKNETLYLCLNKTEDLIKLNTGISNVDLINYQYKWSPNGETTSEIDVNKAGTYTVVVKNQSGCTRERIFTVKNSELAEIYEIIIDDFTEVKKVTISALGQGIYEYSLDNISENYQASPIFENVATGIHDLYIKDLNGCGILHKTISVLGAPKYFTPNGDGINDNWNIWDLNTPSNSNAIIDIFNRFGKLLKQISPKDVGWDGTFNNLPLPADDYWYTLYLSDGRFTKGHFSLLR, from the coding sequence ATGTCTTTTTCACAAGGAGATTGTGCCAGTGCTCTTACTATATGTGGCAATACAACTTTTACAGGAGTAATAAAAACATATCCAGATGATTCTCAATTTAATGGTCATGTAAGTTGCGGAAATTACGTTCATTCTCCAATGATATGGTTAAAAGTAACTATTGTAACAGGTGGAAGTTTTGGGTTTGTACTGACTCCCAAAAGTCTAGATCCTAAAGCAGATTTAAACTTTTTTGTTTTTGGTCCAAACGTTACTTGTGGCGATATCGGGCAGTCCATTCGTTGCTCTTATACTTCACCTTTAGAAATGTTTTCAACAAAAAACAAAACTGGATTAATTCCAGGTGCTTACGGAGTTAGTAGGCAGTCTAACGAAGGGAATGGCTTTCTTGAAATGTTAGACGTAAAAGCAGGAGAAAGTTATTATATTGTTGTTATGGATGCCGGGGCTCCTTATAATCAGTTTTCAATTGATTTTAATGGTACTGCAACAATAGACGCTCCTCCTGAGATAAAAACGCCAAAAATATTTGGTAGTTATGGTGCGAAAATCTGTGAATCGGACGGTGTAAATGATTTTATTACAAATATTGATCTAAATGAAATTGCTGCTACTGCTGTAGGAAACCAAAATAATGTTGAAGCTTCTTTTTACATAAGAGGTGAGGATGCAATAAAAGACATCCGAAGGCTTCCTAATGGATTTCGAAACACCGAAAGTCCACAAAAGGGATATATTAGATTAACCAATACTGTTTCAAAATGTTTTGTAGTTGAGGAATTTATTTTTACGGTAGAGCCATTGCAGACTCCTTTTCCATTAAATGTTGCTGGATGTGATGTAAGTCAAACGGGGTTTGTACATTTCAATTTGGCAGAGAATGATTTGTTATTACAAGACAATAATCCAAACAGAATTGTAACCTATCATCCCGCGGCAAATGATATGATAACATTGCCAAAAGATTATGTAAACAAAGAGGCTTATCAAGAAGAAACTGTTTATGCTAAAATATTGGATACACAATCGCTTTGCAGTGTTTTTAAGCCTTTCAAATTAATAATAAATAAAACACTTCCGAATGTAAAACCTGTACAGTTAACACAATGTGATATTGGTAATGTGCCAAGTGATATAAAAACATTTAATCTCTTGGAAGCATCGGAAGCATTGACTTTAAAAGATTCTCTGTTTTCTGTAAAATTTTACCTTAACAATTCAGATGCTCAAAGTGATGTAAATCCCTTAGATTTCTTGTACACCAATAGCACAAATCCACAAACAATAATTGCCAAAGTAACAAACAAAACTACAGCTTGTTATGCTTTTACAACAGTAGATTTGAAAGTAAAAAAAGGAATTACACTAACCCAAACAATAGAAAAATGTGATGATGATGCCATATCCGATGGTATTGTGAAATTTAATCTAGCTGACGCAGGCTTCGAAAATAACGGAAACAAAGTCACTTATTTTCTAACATCAGAAAATGCACAATTGTTTCAAAATCCAATAGCTGCAAGTTTTACAAATACGCAGCCCTATCAGCAAACGGTTTATGCCAGAGTCCAAAATGAAAACGATTGCATTGGTATTAATACTATTGAGTTAAAAGTGGCTGTTTTGCCTAATCTTGAAAAAAATGAAACATTGTATTTATGTTTAAATAAAACAGAAGATTTAATAAAATTAAATACAGGAATTTCCAACGTAGATTTAATTAATTACCAATACAAATGGTCTCCAAACGGAGAAACAACTTCTGAAATAGATGTTAATAAAGCAGGAACCTACACGGTTGTCGTTAAAAATCAAAGCGGATGTACAAGAGAGCGGATATTTACTGTGAAGAACTCAGAACTTGCTGAGATTTATGAAATTATAATAGACGATTTTACCGAAGTAAAAAAAGTTACTATTTCCGCATTAGGGCAAGGAATTTATGAGTATTCTTTAGATAATATATCCGAAAATTATCAAGCTTCCCCCATTTTTGAAAATGTTGCCACAGGTATCCACGATTTGTACATAAAAGATCTTAATGGTTGCGGTATTCTGCATAAGACAATTTCTGTTTTAGGTGCCCCAAAATACTTTACTCCAAATGGAGATGGTATAAACGACAATTGGAATATTTGGGACTTAAACACTCCATCAAATTCAAATGCAATTATCGATATATTTAACCGATTTGGTAAACTTCTAAAACAAATTTCACCAAAAGACGTAGGATGGGATGGTACGTTTAACAATCTTCCTTTACCAGCTGACGATTATTGGTACACTTTATATTTATCTGACGGAAGATTTACAAAAGGTCATTTTTCGCTTTTACGATAA
- a CDS encoding DUF418 domain-containing protein, which yields MSKSTFNFKTPRVEVVDALRGFAIMSIMLLHNIEHFDYYYFPEALPEWMKVLDKVIWETLFFLFGGKSYAIFALLFGFSFYIQNDNQEKKGKDFRGRFIWRLLLLLGFGFVNTIFYEGDILMIYAVLGLALIPVCKWNDKAVFITAVILMLQPLEWTKFVYMLFHPEYVPMPNLSDHYFGMMGEYLKSTSFMDYAIGNLNIGRFASVAWSWENGRFFQAPALFMLGMLVGRRKLFIASTESNLFWIKALQYAIVLFLPLFALKTFLPDMIVRKATMSSLSVIITSWSNLAFMIVLVSTFILIYQKESIHNLLSKLIPFGKMSLTNYIMQSIVGSFIYYRYGLGLVEYTGATYCLLIGIVLFVLQLSFCTWWLKTHKQGPLEYIWHKATWISFRKKRNNFSGVAMNKS from the coding sequence ATGTCAAAGAGTACTTTTAATTTTAAAACACCAAGAGTAGAAGTTGTTGATGCCTTGAGAGGATTTGCAATTATGTCTATTATGTTATTGCATAATATTGAACATTTTGATTACTATTATTTTCCGGAAGCCTTACCTGAATGGATGAAAGTCTTGGACAAAGTAATTTGGGAAACCTTATTTTTTCTTTTTGGAGGAAAATCGTATGCCATTTTTGCACTGCTTTTTGGCTTTAGTTTTTATATTCAAAATGATAATCAGGAGAAAAAAGGAAAAGATTTTAGAGGTCGATTTATATGGCGTTTATTGCTATTGTTAGGTTTTGGATTTGTAAATACAATTTTTTACGAAGGCGATATATTAATGATTTATGCCGTTTTGGGACTTGCATTAATTCCTGTTTGTAAATGGAATGATAAAGCTGTTTTTATTACTGCGGTTATTTTGATGTTACAGCCTTTGGAGTGGACAAAGTTCGTTTATATGCTATTCCATCCAGAATATGTTCCAATGCCAAATTTATCAGATCATTATTTTGGAATGATGGGCGAGTATCTCAAAAGCACTTCTTTTATGGACTATGCGATAGGTAATCTCAATATTGGGAGATTTGCATCAGTTGCTTGGTCATGGGAAAATGGACGTTTTTTTCAAGCTCCTGCCTTATTTATGTTGGGTATGTTAGTTGGACGCAGAAAACTTTTTATTGCATCGACCGAAAGTAATTTGTTTTGGATAAAAGCTTTGCAATATGCCATTGTTCTTTTTTTACCATTATTTGCATTAAAGACTTTTTTACCAGATATGATAGTTCGAAAAGCGACTATGAGTAGTCTTTCGGTGATTATAACATCTTGGTCAAATCTTGCTTTTATGATTGTTTTGGTGTCCACATTTATTTTGATTTATCAAAAAGAATCGATTCATAATCTTTTGTCAAAACTGATTCCTTTCGGAAAAATGAGTTTGACCAATTACATCATGCAGTCTATCGTTGGTTCCTTTATTTACTACCGATACGGATTGGGACTTGTTGAATATACAGGAGCTACTTATTGTTTACTGATCGGAATAGTTTTGTTTGTTTTGCAATTATCATTTTGTACTTGGTGGTTAAAAACTCATAAGCAAGGACCATTGGAGTATATTTGGCATAAGGCAACATGGATTTCTTTTAGAAAAAAAAGAAATAATTTTTCTGGTGTTGCAATGAATAAATCCTAA
- the pyrR gene encoding bifunctional pyr operon transcriptional regulator/uracil phosphoribosyltransferase PyrR, translating into MNQKVLLNSKEVNIILNRLACQLIEKHLDFSDTVLIGIQPRGTFLAERLKELLEKEYHIPNVSLGYLDITFFRDDFRRTNKPLEANKTQIDFLVEDKKVIFIDDVLYTGRSIRAALTAIQSFGRPSGIELLTLIDRRFSRDLPIQPDYRGRQVDAINGEKVKVCWAEQDGEDGVYLVTN; encoded by the coding sequence ATGAATCAAAAAGTGTTACTCAATTCAAAAGAAGTCAATATTATTTTGAATCGTTTGGCTTGTCAATTAATTGAAAAACATCTTGACTTTTCTGATACTGTTTTGATAGGGATTCAGCCTAGAGGAACTTTTTTGGCAGAACGATTAAAAGAATTATTAGAAAAAGAATATCACATACCAAATGTATCTTTAGGATATTTGGATATCACTTTCTTTAGAGATGATTTCCGAAGAACCAATAAGCCTTTGGAAGCCAATAAAACACAAATTGATTTTTTAGTAGAAGACAAAAAAGTCATATTCATTGATGATGTATTGTATACAGGACGTAGTATTCGTGCTGCTTTGACAGCTATCCAATCTTTTGGGAGGCCTTCTGGAATTGAATTATTGACATTGATTGATCGTCGTTTTAGCAGAGACTTACCCATTCAGCCAGATTATCGTGGTCGTCAAGTTGATGCGATTAATGGTGAAAAGGTGAAAGTTTGTTGGGCTGAGCAAGATGGAGAAGATGGTGTTTATTTAGTGACCAATTAG